A stretch of Hydractinia symbiolongicarpus strain clone_291-10 chromosome 9, HSymV2.1, whole genome shotgun sequence DNA encodes these proteins:
- the LOC130657242 gene encoding uncharacterized protein LOC130657242 → MEERSLAAGEKRIKFKCKRIGSISELLSVGEHSRKQYHCVAEQLSEALLEQEKYGLSPVIPADGKVAGNGASKVMLNGVIYTLVTKSGRYAGEMDVLNSMCLISEFDTESWSCVYYSEHDNIRPTSDSPMHWCVLNLLPSKTLAESPTAALHGHALATAEEAVKYNFPFSRETLFSTPEDTEVMIEMLKEYTYPSHKVFIRLNHGYYILGQDVIDCRNVLHSEIIKKCESYLS, encoded by the exons ATGGAAGAAAGAAGTTTAGCAGCTggagaaaaaagaataaaatttaaatgcaaGCGAATTGGAAGTATCAGTGAATTGTTAAGCGTTGGCGAACACAGTAGAAAACAATATCATTGTGTAGCTGAACAGCTTTCAG aagcaTTATTAGAGCAGGAAAAATACGGCTTATCACCGGTGATCCCAGCAGATGGGAAAGTAGCAGGTAATGGAGCGAGTAAAGTAATGCTAAATGGAGTTATCTATACACTGGTAACAAAATCAGGAAGGTATGCAGGAGAAATGGATGTATTGAACTCTATGTGTTTGATAAGCGAATTCGACACTGAATCATGGAGTTGCGTGTATTACTCAGAGCATGACAATATTCGACCAACCAGTGATTCCCCTATGCATTGGTGCGTGCTAAATTTGTTACCGAGTAAAACGTTGGCGGAAAGTCCAACAGCAGCTCTTCATGGCCACGCATTGGCGACAGCTGAAGAGGCAGTGAAATATAACTTTCCGTTTTCCAGAGAAACCTTGTTTTCGACCCCTGAGGATACTGAAGTAATGATTGAAATGCTGAAGGAATACACATATCCGAGTCAtaaagtttttattagactTAATCACGGTTATTATATACTGGGACAAGATGTTATAGATTGTCGAAATGTTTTGCATTCAGAAATAATCAAAAAATGTGAATCTTACCTATCATaa